From Bacillus sp. FSL K6-3431, the proteins below share one genomic window:
- a CDS encoding ABC transporter permease — translation MWKYTLKRLLWAILTLWVIITITFIIMKIIPGNPFAREGAMPPAVYANLQRHYHLDKSEIVQYGLYLKSLIQLDFGPSMKSQSLTVNDYIKKGFPVSLHLGLQALVIAVTFGLILGVIASLNRNRWPDYLSMVVAIIGISVPSFILATFLIQYFAVEWKLLPVATWKSWAHTVLPSISLSLMPLAYIARLMRSSMLEVMNQDYILTAKAKGLARSTVIIKHAIRNAILPVVTVLGILTANLVTGSFIIEHIFGIPGMGEMFVKSIFNRDYSVILGSTIFYSAILILLILIVDIAYTWIDPRIKVTGES, via the coding sequence TTGTGGAAATATACGTTAAAGCGGTTATTATGGGCAATTTTGACATTATGGGTAATTATTACGATTACTTTTATTATTATGAAAATTATTCCTGGTAATCCATTTGCTAGAGAAGGGGCTATGCCTCCAGCTGTTTATGCAAACCTGCAGCGACACTATCACTTAGATAAATCAGAAATAGTCCAGTATGGCTTGTATTTAAAGTCATTGATCCAGCTAGATTTTGGTCCATCCATGAAATCTCAATCTCTGACAGTAAATGATTATATTAAAAAGGGATTTCCAGTTTCTTTGCATCTTGGATTACAGGCATTAGTAATTGCCGTAACTTTCGGTTTGATTTTAGGTGTGATTGCATCATTGAACCGAAACCGATGGCCAGATTATCTATCGATGGTAGTAGCTATTATTGGTATTTCGGTTCCTAGTTTTATTCTCGCTACTTTTCTCATCCAATATTTCGCTGTTGAATGGAAACTCCTTCCAGTTGCGACGTGGAAGTCCTGGGCACATACTGTTTTGCCATCGATATCACTCTCGTTAATGCCGCTAGCATATATCGCTCGACTTATGAGATCAAGCATGCTGGAAGTAATGAATCAGGATTATATTTTGACAGCGAAAGCAAAAGGTTTAGCGAGAAGCACTGTTATTATTAAGCATGCGATTCGCAATGCGATCTTGCCTGTCGTGACTGTGCTTGGGATATTGACTGCTAACCTTGTGACTGGAAGCTTTATTATAGAGCATATTTTTGGCATCCCAGGAATGGGAGAAATGTTCGTAAAGAGCATCTTTAATCGAGATTATTCTGTCATTTTAGGATCAACTATTTTCTACAGCGCTATTCTTATCCTTTTGATCTTAATAGTGGATATCGCGTATACGTGGATTGATCCTAGGATAAAGGTCACAGGGGAGAGCTGA
- a CDS encoding ABC transporter permease yields MLNLIQNEWIKMFRQIGTYIMIGLVILLVIGSGAITKYLDSKAEPINDNWKQELAASNQQLEQDMEEIPMMTASYKEFINKEKAINEYRIQHDLPPETSSSVWTFINESASLISFAGLFVIIIAAGIVANEFTWGTIKVLLIKPFHRWKILLAKYASVVLFLLLMLGVLFISASAIGAILFGSGGEASNIHLAYVNGAVAEQSLLLYLIKSYLLNSLSIFLLATMAFMISAVFRVSGLAIGISIFLLLMGGTVTNLLASKFTWAKYSLFANTNLMQYIDGMPLVEGMTMSFSIIMIIIYFLIFHLLAFVFFTKRDIAT; encoded by the coding sequence ATGCTTAATCTCATCCAAAATGAATGGATTAAAATGTTTAGACAAATTGGGACGTATATCATGATTGGCTTAGTCATCTTGCTTGTGATCGGATCTGGAGCAATCACTAAATATCTGGACTCAAAAGCAGAACCAATTAACGATAATTGGAAGCAGGAATTAGCAGCAAGTAATCAACAATTGGAACAGGATATGGAAGAAATCCCGATGATGACGGCTTCGTATAAAGAGTTTATCAATAAGGAAAAAGCAATCAATGAATATCGGATTCAACATGATTTGCCACCTGAAACTTCAAGTAGTGTCTGGACTTTTATTAATGAGTCAGCCTCTTTAATTAGTTTTGCTGGACTATTTGTTATTATTATTGCTGCTGGAATTGTAGCCAATGAATTTACCTGGGGTACAATTAAAGTACTATTAATCAAACCGTTCCACCGGTGGAAAATCCTACTTGCCAAATATGCATCTGTTGTATTATTTTTACTACTAATGCTCGGTGTTCTATTCATTAGTGCATCGGCGATAGGTGCGATTTTATTTGGATCAGGTGGGGAAGCTAGTAATATTCACCTTGCCTATGTAAATGGTGCTGTGGCAGAACAAAGTCTTCTACTCTATTTAATCAAATCATATTTATTAAACTCATTAAGCATCTTTTTATTAGCGACAATGGCATTTATGATTTCCGCTGTATTCAGAGTAAGTGGATTAGCGATTGGGATTTCCATTTTCTTATTACTTATGGGTGGCACAGTTACAAACCTACTTGCAAGTAAATTCACATGGGCAAAATATAGCTTGTTTGCTAACACAAACTTAATGCAATATATAGATGGAATGCCATTGGTTGAAGGGATGACGATGTCATTTTCCATTATAATGATTATTATATATTTCTTGATTTTTCATCTTCTCGCTTTTGTCTTTTTTACGAAACGAGACATTGCAACATAA
- a CDS encoding ABC transporter permease, with amino-acid sequence MMEKHVKMIEEMFLPAEDNFKEAEKITRPTISYWSDVWRRLRTNKLAMFGLIMILILLILAIVGPYLTGFTYFEQDFAKKNLKPNTEHWFGTDSAGRDLFTRAWYGARISLFIGFMAALIDFLVGVVYGGIAAIRGGRTDNVMMRIAEVLYAIPYLLMVILVMIAMKRGIWPIIIAMTITGWIPMARLVRGQVLQLKALEYVHAATSMGANMWWVLRKHMIPNTLGPILVNLTLTVPTAIFAEATLSYLGLGVQPPQASWGTLVNDALGSIHIGNFYQLFIPAILISLTMLAFNVFGDGLRDALDPRLRD; translated from the coding sequence ATGATGGAAAAGCATGTGAAAATGATAGAAGAGATGTTTTTGCCAGCCGAAGACAATTTTAAGGAAGCAGAAAAAATAACTAGGCCAACTATCTCTTATTGGTCAGATGTTTGGCGGCGCTTAAGAACAAATAAGCTTGCGATGTTCGGGTTGATTATGATTCTAATATTATTGATCTTGGCGATTGTCGGACCCTATCTAACCGGCTTTACTTATTTTGAACAGGATTTTGCAAAAAAGAATCTAAAACCAAATACTGAACACTGGTTTGGCACAGATTCAGCGGGAAGAGATTTATTTACGCGCGCTTGGTATGGAGCAAGAATTTCTTTATTCATTGGGTTTATGGCTGCGTTAATTGATTTCTTAGTGGGTGTGGTATATGGCGGAATCGCTGCTATTCGTGGCGGTCGTACAGATAACGTAATGATGAGGATCGCTGAGGTGCTTTATGCAATCCCTTATTTATTAATGGTAATACTAGTCATGATTGCGATGAAAAGAGGAATATGGCCGATCATCATAGCGATGACGATCACAGGATGGATACCGATGGCAAGACTTGTCCGAGGACAGGTACTTCAGTTAAAAGCATTAGAATATGTCCATGCTGCTACTTCGATGGGGGCGAATATGTGGTGGGTATTAAGAAAGCATATGATACCTAATACGCTTGGGCCGATTCTCGTAAATCTGACCCTGACAGTACCTACTGCCATTTTTGCAGAAGCAACTTTAAGTTATCTTGGCTTAGGTGTACAACCGCCTCAAGCAAGTTGGGGTACGCTAGTGAATGATGCCCTAGGAAGTATTCATATTGGAAATTTCTATCAATTGTTTATTCCTGCCATATTAATTTCACTAACGATGTTGGCGTTCAATGTTTTCGGTGATGGTCTGAGGGATGCTCTTGATCCAAGATTAAGAGATTAA
- a CDS encoding ABC transporter ATP-binding protein, protein MTVCLKNVTKKYGSEFALKDVSLEFAPGKIYGLLGPNGSGKSTTLKMITGLVYPNSGKVTVSDEEVTRRISKKVAYLTELDMFYDSFTVEKMIAFYASQFPDFSLEKANELLVEMKLVGNKKIKQLSKGNRGRLKLVLTLAREVPIILLDEPFSGLDALVRDSIVKSLLTYIDFDKQTVIIATHEIDEIESIMDEVIVIYNGNIIGCENVEQLREEQGYSVLDWFKSILIEEEREAK, encoded by the coding sequence GTGACTGTTTGTCTGAAAAACGTAACCAAAAAGTATGGATCTGAATTTGCGCTTAAAGATGTAAGTCTGGAGTTCGCACCGGGGAAAATATATGGATTGCTCGGTCCTAATGGTAGCGGAAAGTCAACAACGCTAAAGATGATTACTGGTCTTGTTTATCCTAATAGCGGAAAAGTAACTGTTTCAGATGAAGAAGTTACAAGGAGAATTAGTAAGAAGGTTGCATATTTAACTGAACTGGATATGTTTTATGATTCTTTTACAGTTGAAAAGATGATCGCATTTTATGCATCACAATTTCCAGATTTTAGTCTCGAAAAAGCAAATGAGCTTTTAGTGGAGATGAAATTGGTGGGCAATAAGAAAATCAAACAACTATCTAAAGGGAACCGTGGTAGGTTAAAGCTTGTCCTAACACTAGCACGTGAAGTGCCTATTATTCTATTAGACGAACCGTTTTCAGGTCTTGACGCTTTAGTAAGAGATTCCATTGTAAAAAGCTTGCTTACTTATATTGATTTTGATAAGCAAACAGTCATCATTGCTACACATGAAATAGATGAGATTGAGTCGATTATGGACGAAGTCATTGTTATTTACAATGGAAATATTATTGGATGTGAAAACGTGGAACAACTACGAGAAGAACAAGGGTATTCAGTGCTCGATTGGTTTAAATCAATATTGATAGAAGAGGAGCGTGAGGCAAAGTGA
- a CDS encoding homoserine dehydrogenase, with protein MKNYVSIGLLGLGTVGSGVVQLIKNHQEDLVHQVGCEVRVKSILVRDVEKDRGIHIGQTYLTTDPNEVLQDPDIDIVVEVIGGVEEAREHIIQALKANKHVVTANKDLIALHGPELQKKAIEHNCDLFYEASVAGGVPILRGLSEGLSSDRIQKLMGIVNGTTNYILTKMDEDGLSYETALKEAQELGFAESDPTADVEGLDAARKMAILARLAFHTNVELDDVEVSGISNVSVDDLNYGQKLGYTMKLIGYAHIDDQQLEVSVQPTFLAKNHPLASVKNEYNAVYVNGEAVGETMFYGPGAGSLPTATAVMADVVAVIKNMRLGVNGKSVLAPRFERVLKTPDQRFSKHYFRLHLQDEVGAFSKITALFNELGISFEQILQTPLSKDELAEIIIVTHRISLENFHKALMQLRDLSVVKEVISHYRVEGDVKK; from the coding sequence ATGAAAAACTATGTATCTATCGGACTATTGGGGCTAGGAACTGTTGGTTCCGGTGTTGTACAGCTAATTAAAAATCATCAAGAAGATCTTGTTCATCAAGTAGGCTGTGAAGTACGTGTTAAAAGTATCCTTGTTCGCGATGTGGAAAAAGATCGCGGTATTCATATTGGGCAAACATACCTCACCACTGATCCTAATGAAGTTTTGCAAGATCCAGACATTGATATCGTAGTTGAAGTAATCGGGGGCGTTGAAGAAGCCCGTGAACATATAATTCAAGCACTGAAAGCAAATAAACATGTGGTGACAGCAAATAAAGATTTAATCGCTCTACACGGACCTGAGCTCCAGAAAAAAGCGATTGAACATAACTGTGATTTATTTTATGAAGCAAGTGTTGCCGGTGGGGTTCCAATTTTAAGAGGTTTATCAGAAGGTTTATCTTCTGACCGCATTCAAAAGCTAATGGGAATCGTCAATGGAACAACGAATTATATTTTAACGAAAATGGATGAAGATGGACTTTCATACGAAACAGCATTGAAGGAAGCGCAAGAGCTCGGTTTTGCAGAATCCGATCCTACTGCTGACGTGGAAGGACTAGATGCTGCGAGAAAAATGGCAATTTTAGCTCGACTAGCTTTCCATACAAATGTAGAGCTTGATGACGTTGAAGTATCGGGAATTAGTAATGTATCTGTCGATGATTTAAATTATGGACAAAAGCTTGGTTATACAATGAAACTAATCGGTTATGCACATATCGATGACCAACAATTGGAAGTAAGCGTCCAGCCGACATTTTTAGCAAAAAACCATCCACTCGCTTCAGTAAAAAATGAATATAATGCTGTTTATGTAAATGGAGAAGCTGTCGGTGAAACGATGTTTTATGGACCTGGAGCAGGTAGCCTACCAACAGCAACTGCTGTCATGGCTGATGTTGTAGCGGTCATTAAGAATATGAGACTTGGTGTCAATGGGAAAAGTGTTCTTGCACCAAGATTCGAACGAGTGTTAAAAACACCTGACCAACGCTTTAGTAAACATTATTTCCGCCTCCATTTACAAGATGAAGTCGGCGCTTTTTCTAAAATCACTGCCTTGTTTAATGAACTTGGCATTAGCTTTGAACAAATTTTGCAGACACCACTTAGTAAAGATGAACTAGCAGAAATTATTATTGTTACACATCGTATTTCACTGGAAAACTTCCATAAAGCTTTAATGCAATTAAGAGATTTGTCAGTTGTTAAAGAAGTAATCAGTCACTATCGTGTTGAAGGAGATGTAAAGAAATGA
- the thrC gene encoding threonine synthase, whose protein sequence is MNWPGLIEHYKEYLPVTDNTPALTLQEGNTPLVHLSNLSKKLGIELYGKIEGANPTGSFKDRGMVMAVAKAIESGSKSIICASTGNTSAAAAAYAAKAGISAIIVIPNGKVALGKLAQAKMYGAEIVEIEGNFDEALNMVRTVSETAPVTLVNSVNPYRLEGQKTAAFEICDQLGSAPDILAIPVGNAGNISAYWKGFKEYNEAKQTGLPKMFGFEAEGAAAIVQGSPIATPETVATAIRIGNPASWELAENARDESEGIITSVTDPEILEAFKLLASTEGVFAEPASCASIAGVLQQVKNGSISKGSKVVAVLTGNGLKDPETAMEQIDIDTVVLPNDEKTVIDYIEGVVKA, encoded by the coding sequence ATGAATTGGCCAGGATTAATTGAACATTACAAAGAGTACTTACCAGTAACAGACAATACACCAGCATTAACACTACAAGAGGGGAACACACCTTTGGTTCACCTTTCCAACTTATCAAAAAAGCTCGGCATTGAGCTTTATGGCAAAATAGAAGGAGCCAATCCCACAGGTTCTTTTAAAGACCGTGGGATGGTTATGGCCGTCGCAAAAGCAATTGAATCAGGCAGTAAATCAATTATTTGTGCGTCAACTGGGAATACTTCCGCTGCAGCTGCTGCTTATGCAGCAAAGGCGGGAATTAGTGCAATTATCGTTATTCCTAACGGTAAAGTTGCACTTGGTAAACTAGCACAAGCGAAAATGTATGGTGCTGAAATCGTCGAAATCGAAGGTAATTTTGATGAGGCTTTAAACATGGTTCGTACAGTGAGCGAAACGGCTCCTGTAACGCTCGTGAATTCAGTCAACCCATACAGACTTGAAGGTCAAAAAACAGCTGCATTCGAAATTTGTGATCAGCTTGGTAGTGCACCAGATATCCTAGCAATCCCTGTTGGTAATGCTGGTAATATTAGTGCCTATTGGAAAGGGTTTAAAGAATATAACGAAGCAAAACAGACAGGGCTTCCAAAAATGTTTGGATTTGAAGCCGAGGGCGCGGCGGCAATCGTTCAAGGTAGCCCGATAGCCACCCCAGAAACAGTAGCAACGGCTATTCGAATTGGTAACCCAGCAAGCTGGGAACTTGCTGAAAATGCACGTGATGAATCTGAAGGAATAATTACATCTGTTACAGATCCCGAAATTCTAGAAGCATTTAAACTATTAGCAAGCACTGAAGGTGTATTTGCGGAACCAGCATCATGCGCATCTATCGCTGGTGTCCTTCAACAAGTTAAAAATGGTAGCATCTCTAAAGGCAGCAAAGTTGTAGCAGTTTTAACAGGAAATGGACTAAAAGATCCGGAAACTGCGATGGAACAAATAGATATTGATACAGTAGTTTTACCAAATGATGAAAAGACAGTTATTGATTACATAGAAGGTGTGGTAAAAGCATGA
- a CDS encoding ABC transporter ATP-binding protein, whose amino-acid sequence MKTVVELKNVSKVIRGRKIIDDLSFEVNEGEVFGFLGPNGAGKTTTIRMIVGLIGITSGDIAICGKNVVNDYENAIQNVGAIVENPELYKFLTGYQNLQQVARVIKGVTNEKIDEIVKFVGLKDRIHDKVKTYSLGMRQRLGIAQSLLHDPKILILDEPTNGLDPAGIREMRDYLRNLAEEKGLAIIVSSHLLSEMEMMCDRIAIIQKGKLINVQNVRSNESDTHHDYVCQVNEQKKAKKLLHENGYEVKDHKDGLELELERDQVPDIIKLLVENQILIYEVKRISKSLEDRFLEITNNKEVAAHA is encoded by the coding sequence GTGAAAACTGTTGTAGAATTGAAAAACGTATCTAAAGTCATTCGTGGGCGGAAAATTATTGATGATTTAAGCTTCGAAGTAAATGAGGGGGAAGTATTTGGATTTTTAGGTCCGAATGGGGCTGGTAAAACGACCACGATCAGAATGATTGTTGGGTTGATAGGGATTACTTCAGGAGATATTGCTATTTGTGGCAAGAATGTTGTAAACGACTATGAAAATGCCATTCAGAATGTCGGTGCGATTGTTGAAAACCCTGAACTATATAAATTTTTAACAGGTTATCAGAACTTACAGCAAGTTGCACGCGTAATAAAAGGGGTCACAAACGAAAAAATTGATGAAATTGTAAAATTTGTTGGTTTAAAAGATCGTATTCATGACAAGGTGAAGACATATTCTCTTGGAATGCGACAAAGATTAGGAATTGCACAAAGTCTTTTGCATGATCCAAAAATCCTCATACTAGATGAGCCGACAAATGGACTTGATCCTGCCGGAATAAGGGAGATGCGTGATTACTTACGAAACTTGGCGGAAGAAAAAGGCCTTGCAATCATTGTTTCAAGTCACTTACTTTCTGAAATGGAAATGATGTGTGATCGGATTGCGATTATCCAAAAAGGTAAGTTAATTAATGTGCAGAATGTCAGATCCAATGAAAGTGATACGCATCACGACTATGTATGCCAAGTCAATGAGCAGAAAAAAGCAAAGAAACTTTTGCATGAGAACGGGTACGAAGTCAAGGATCATAAAGACGGACTGGAGCTAGAATTAGAAAGAGATCAAGTGCCAGATATAATTAAATTACTTGTTGAGAATCAGATCCTTATTTATGAAGTGAAACGAATTTCCAAATCACTAGAAGATCGATTCTTAGAGATTACTAATAATAAGGAGGTAGCAGCACATGCTTAA
- the thrB gene encoding homoserine kinase, with translation MTRFTITVPASTANIGPGFDSAGMALNRYLTLHVKANDEWVFEHQSVHLPDVPVAKEHFIYQIADKVANQFGAVLPPGAYVLMESDIPLARGLGSSSSAIIAGIELADQLCNLSLSLTEKLQCASAIEGHPDNVAPSLLGGLVIAAQSTDGDLDYLHKKDDNLDIIAYIPHFELKTEAARKVLPNQYSRGEATNASAIANVMFAALVSGNYELAGKMMEKDLFHEPHRASLLPDYEKIRLEAKNAGAFGTVISGAGPTMMSLAPKGSGSKLALRLKEHLPDFSVEVLEMDLHGSRVEKAKSQHI, from the coding sequence ATGACACGTTTTACCATTACGGTTCCAGCAAGCACCGCTAATATCGGGCCGGGTTTCGACTCGGCTGGTATGGCACTGAATCGTTATTTAACACTTCATGTAAAAGCAAATGATGAGTGGGTGTTTGAACATCAATCTGTTCATTTGCCTGATGTCCCTGTTGCAAAGGAACATTTTATTTATCAAATAGCTGATAAGGTTGCCAATCAATTTGGTGCAGTATTACCTCCTGGTGCATATGTGCTAATGGAAAGTGACATCCCATTAGCACGTGGATTAGGAAGCAGTTCCTCCGCAATAATTGCCGGGATTGAGTTAGCTGATCAACTTTGTAATCTTTCATTATCATTAACAGAAAAACTTCAATGTGCTTCTGCTATTGAAGGTCATCCAGATAATGTGGCTCCATCTCTTTTAGGTGGACTCGTCATTGCCGCTCAATCCACTGATGGCGATTTAGATTATTTGCATAAAAAAGATGATAATCTCGATATTATCGCTTATATTCCTCACTTCGAATTAAAAACCGAAGCAGCAAGAAAAGTACTGCCTAATCAGTATTCTCGTGGTGAGGCAACCAATGCAAGTGCTATTGCAAATGTCATGTTTGCTGCACTTGTTTCAGGTAATTATGAACTTGCAGGAAAAATGATGGAAAAAGATTTATTTCACGAACCTCATCGTGCCTCTTTACTACCCGATTATGAAAAGATTCGTCTGGAAGCTAAAAACGCTGGTGCTTTTGGAACAGTTATTAGCGGTGCTGGTCCGACGATGATGTCATTGGCCCCCAAAGGAAGCGGTAGTAAATTAGCATTACGTCTTAAAGAGCATTTACCAGATTTTTCGGTTGAAGTACTGGAAATGGATTTACATGGCTCTCGAGTCGAGAAAGCAAAGTCACAGCACATTTAG
- a CDS encoding GntR family transcriptional regulator, translating into MAKEFEASKPIYIQIADKIFQQIVRAEIRPGDKLPSVREMAIQSGVNPNTIQRTYTEMERMGVVETKRGQGTFVVEKEEIVMEMKHSMQKEIIGQFVNSMKELGLSKKQIVTGLDDFLKEGEQL; encoded by the coding sequence GTGGCAAAAGAATTTGAAGCATCAAAACCGATCTATATTCAAATTGCCGATAAAATCTTTCAGCAGATTGTTCGTGCAGAGATTAGACCTGGGGATAAGCTACCTTCTGTACGAGAAATGGCGATTCAATCAGGTGTAAATCCAAATACCATTCAACGAACATATACAGAAATGGAGAGGATGGGAGTAGTGGAGACGAAAAGAGGGCAGGGGACGTTCGTCGTAGAAAAGGAAGAAATTGTGATGGAAATGAAGCATTCTATGCAAAAAGAAATTATTGGCCAATTTGTAAACAGCATGAAGGAACTAGGTCTTTCGAAAAAGCAAATAGTGACAGGTCTTGATGACTTTTTAAAGGAAGGTGAGCAGTTGTGA
- a CDS encoding peptide ABC transporter substrate-binding protein translates to MKKSQFSAFLLFLSLMLLLAGCFGGQKETANDPGKEDENSPGKTEEKEEVAPEKKILHLNNNEEPGALHPGEAQGTHDSWILEHAFEGLTKKTPEGEIVDGMAEKWDMSEDGITWTFHLKDGMEWSNGDPVTADDFAYAWKYVLNPKTAAEYAYQLYYLAGAEEYNSSENEADYPTLEEKVGVKALNEKTLEVTLAQPTPYFLDLTSFYTYYPISKKAQEANPDWSLEAESYVSNGAFKLTEWKHKESMKLEKNENYYDKDKIKLDEVQFVIIDNEDTAWQMYQADELDLSYPLPQDVQGQLVNSGDPEFNNGPDLSVYYYNLNNDVKPFNNKKVRKALTMAVERKTITEHVAQGGQQPAYSIIPPGIPDASGDFQENTGELFKEDMEEAKKLLAEGLAEEGLDKMPEFTIVYNTSEGHKKIAEAVQEMLRKNLDVAVTLENVEFQVKLDREKAGDYEISRGGWSGDYVDPMTFIDLWVTDGPFNDVNWSNADYDKNVNIAKTSMNKEERMEAMHKAEEILMEEMPIIPIYFYTKPFSVKQHVKGIFTPINRYPQFIYADIEQ, encoded by the coding sequence TTGAAAAAGTCGCAATTTTCCGCATTTTTGTTGTTTCTGTCCCTGATGTTATTGCTTGCAGGCTGTTTTGGTGGTCAAAAGGAAACGGCGAATGATCCTGGAAAGGAAGACGAGAATTCACCCGGAAAGACAGAGGAAAAAGAAGAGGTAGCTCCAGAAAAAAAGATATTGCATCTCAATAATAATGAGGAACCTGGGGCACTTCATCCAGGAGAAGCGCAAGGAACCCATGATTCATGGATTTTAGAACACGCATTTGAAGGTTTAACGAAGAAAACACCTGAAGGAGAAATCGTTGATGGGATGGCGGAAAAATGGGACATGAGTGAAGACGGAATTACGTGGACATTCCATTTGAAGGACGGAATGGAATGGTCGAACGGAGACCCAGTAACAGCAGATGATTTTGCATACGCTTGGAAATACGTCCTTAATCCCAAAACAGCCGCCGAATATGCCTATCAGCTTTATTATTTAGCAGGGGCGGAAGAATATAATAGTTCAGAAAATGAAGCTGATTATCCTACACTAGAAGAAAAGGTAGGAGTTAAAGCGCTCAATGAAAAGACGCTTGAAGTAACGTTGGCACAACCAACACCATATTTTCTTGATTTAACATCATTTTACACATACTATCCAATAAGCAAAAAAGCTCAGGAAGCAAATCCTGATTGGTCATTGGAGGCTGAAAGCTACGTCTCGAATGGAGCGTTTAAACTGACTGAATGGAAACATAAAGAAAGCATGAAGCTTGAGAAAAACGAAAATTACTATGATAAGGACAAGATTAAGCTCGATGAAGTTCAGTTTGTTATCATCGATAATGAAGATACAGCATGGCAAATGTATCAAGCCGATGAACTTGATTTGTCTTACCCACTTCCGCAGGATGTACAAGGCCAACTCGTAAATTCAGGCGATCCTGAATTCAATAATGGCCCAGATTTGTCCGTTTATTATTACAACTTAAATAATGATGTGAAGCCTTTTAACAACAAAAAGGTAAGGAAAGCCCTCACCATGGCAGTGGAGCGAAAAACGATCACAGAGCATGTCGCTCAAGGGGGGCAGCAGCCTGCGTACTCTATCATCCCTCCAGGTATTCCTGATGCAAGCGGTGATTTTCAGGAAAATACAGGAGAATTATTCAAAGAAGATATGGAGGAAGCGAAAAAGTTGCTGGCAGAAGGGTTAGCGGAAGAAGGGCTAGATAAAATGCCGGAGTTTACAATTGTTTATAACACTTCTGAAGGACATAAGAAAATTGCAGAAGCCGTGCAAGAAATGTTGCGTAAAAATCTTGATGTTGCCGTAACGCTTGAAAACGTTGAATTCCAAGTAAAGCTTGATCGTGAAAAAGCTGGTGATTACGAAATTTCTCGTGGAGGTTGGTCAGGAGATTATGTTGATCCGATGACATTCATCGATCTATGGGTAACAGATGGTCCATTCAACGATGTAAATTGGAGTAATGCTGACTATGATAAAAATGTCAATATTGCAAAAACATCAATGAATAAGGAAGAACGCATGGAAGCGATGCATAAGGCGGAAGAAATTTTGATGGAAGAAATGCCGATCATTCCAATTTATTTTTATACAAAGCCATTTTCTGTAAAACAACATGTAAAGGGGATCTTTACACCTATTAATCGTTACCCACAATTTATTTACGCGGATATTGAACAATAA
- a CDS encoding DNA-3-methyladenine glycosylase yields MKQNSLLQPLKEESFQKNTLELAQALLGCVLVNETPDGITSGVIVETEAYMGPGDRAAHSYSNKRTKRTEIMFGKSGLVYTYAMHTHCLVNVVSAGIDEPEAILIRAIEPYSGIELMQKRRPVDQMKNLTNGPGKLTKAMGISMKDYGKRFYERPLYIAEGIVPDEISIGKRIGIGGAGEAQDYPWRFWVKDSPYVSR; encoded by the coding sequence ATGAAGCAAAACAGCTTACTACAACCATTGAAAGAGGAATCTTTTCAAAAAAACACATTGGAGTTAGCTCAGGCATTGCTTGGATGTGTACTCGTTAATGAAACACCTGACGGAATAACTTCTGGGGTTATTGTGGAAACAGAGGCCTATATGGGTCCAGGCGATCGGGCGGCACATAGTTATAGTAATAAAAGAACGAAACGTACAGAAATTATGTTTGGAAAATCGGGGCTCGTCTATACATATGCAATGCATACTCATTGTCTGGTCAATGTCGTTAGTGCTGGTATAGATGAACCTGAAGCAATCTTAATCAGAGCGATAGAGCCTTATTCAGGGATTGAATTGATGCAAAAGAGAAGACCTGTTGATCAAATGAAGAATTTAACAAATGGACCTGGTAAATTGACGAAGGCAATGGGCATTTCAATGAAAGATTATGGAAAAAGGTTTTATGAACGTCCACTTTATATCGCTGAAGGAATTGTGCCAGACGAGATTTCAATCGGAAAGCGAATTGGAATCGGAGGTGCGGGTGAAGCACAGGATTATCCATGGAGATTTTGGGTGAAAGATAGTCCATACGTGTCAAGATGA